The sequence TTGGTGTTGTTGCCGATTATCATGTTATGGATATTCACAATCCGCTCGATCCTGTTGTGCTCACTCTTGCTCCCGGTGAGATGACCGGCAGCCGTGTTTATGCTTTCCGCTATCTGCCTGGCTACCGCGATGAGGCGGTGGGACTCCTTGCATCTGAGTTCAGCCGGGTATTCCCTGACGATCCTTTTGTGATAGAAGAGCTCGAGTCGGCTTTCATGAATGAAAACGCCTACAGGAGCTACCAGACTGTTAAAAAGTCGGTACTTCTCTTTACCGGGTTCAGCTTGTTCCTGGCGGTTACGGGGTTACTGGGACTGGTATCATTCAGTGTTTTGCGGCGGACCAAGGAGATAGGGATCAGGAAGATAAACGGTTGTCCCGACGGGGTCATCTTTCTTCTGCTCAACAGGGAGTTTTTCATCCTGCTCGGTATTTCGCTGGCGCTGGCATGGCCGGGAGCATGGCTTGTCCATAACGCTTTTCCCGGCGCTTACAAGCTGCCGCTCTATCCGTGGATCCTGATATCTTCTGCAGCGGCTATCGTGACGGTTACCCTGGCAGCCACCGGCTGGCAGACCTGGCGGGCGGCAATAAGAAACCCTGTGGAGGCTTTGAGGTATGAATGACCGTGGCGGCCGGGTGCAACCCATGGAGGCGTTGAGGTATGAGTGACTGTGCAGTTATAACTGACTTCGAAATCTGATCTTTAATCTGTCAATAACAATGAATTTATTAAAGGCATCCTTATCAAGCTTTTTGATTGCAACATTAAGTATTTCTGCCTTTTCTTCAATTCCTGCAGCGGGCTCTCTTAAAAGGATAATGCCGTGGTTAGGCTTCTTTAACCTGAAGGTCAACTCACCAAAATCCTTGTCTGAAGTAATCAGGATCAGCTTTTCTTTAAATGCAAATTCCAGTATCTCTGAATCTGTTGCACCTTTCATCAGGTCTCTTATCGCGAGAATTTCAACACCATTACTTCTCAATATCCTGATTACTGGATATTCAATATTTTCATCGGCAAGAAATTGCATCAGGATGCCAGTGGTTTGGTTATTTCATTCCTTATCAGCGAAGAGGCATAGGCCAGGCATGCGTATAGATCTTTATCAGTTAAATCAGGATAAGAGCGGATTATTTCCTGAAAGGATTGTCCGTTCGACATCTTCTCAAGTACCATGTCGACAGGTACGCGGGTACCCTTTACTACGGGCTTGCCATAAAGGATATCCGGATTGCTTTCAATATTGTCTGTCCAGTCTCTCATTTTGAATGATTTTATTTCAAAATTAACAAA comes from Marinilabiliales bacterium and encodes:
- a CDS encoding DUF433 domain-containing protein, which produces MRDWTDNIESNPDILYGKPVVKGTRVPVDMVLEKMSNGQSFQEIIRSYPDLTDKDLYACLAYASSLIRNEITKPLAS